A section of the Leptospira kobayashii genome encodes:
- a CDS encoding efflux RND transporter periplasmic adaptor subunit: protein MEPFYKTKSFRNVGIVVLGASLLYFGYVKFIANSKKTESLADDKSKFRISEEIQKNHPFSLVYLEEKEVEEELQLPGTVSYDMNNVAKVGSRVNGRINSVFVKEGDQVKKGSPLASIQSVELGTTEANYLKARARLEALKVQADRAKELYERKVTSAKEYEMSLMDYKSVKAEMETSRNALENLGLNDSEITNLEAGKYNSKNLFIRTPISGSVTVREAITGQAVNARDNLFTVADLSVLWINLEVFEKDLYLIKVGNEAKVHPIGSSADALKAIVSHISDVIDPVKKTAEIRLEVRNSRGRLRPGQSVTAVVKGIVSENSQNKIKVVPNESVHKIEGENYVFIRNADGSFSPKKVSLGKSYESWVEITTGVSETDAIVKDGSFVLKSEYLKL from the coding sequence ATGGAACCTTTTTACAAAACAAAATCATTTCGTAATGTAGGCATTGTAGTTTTGGGCGCGAGTCTTTTGTATTTCGGGTACGTAAAGTTCATCGCAAATTCCAAAAAGACGGAAAGTTTGGCGGATGATAAGTCGAAATTTCGAATTTCGGAAGAGATTCAAAAAAACCATCCTTTCTCTCTGGTTTATCTGGAGGAAAAGGAAGTGGAAGAAGAACTTCAGCTTCCGGGCACAGTATCGTATGACATGAATAATGTGGCGAAGGTTGGCTCACGAGTCAACGGAAGGATCAATTCCGTATTTGTGAAAGAAGGAGACCAAGTCAAAAAAGGTTCTCCTCTTGCTTCCATTCAATCCGTGGAACTGGGAACTACCGAAGCGAATTATTTGAAAGCGAGAGCGAGACTAGAAGCATTAAAAGTGCAAGCGGACCGCGCCAAAGAATTATATGAAAGAAAAGTCACTTCTGCCAAAGAATATGAAATGTCTCTTATGGATTATAAATCCGTAAAAGCGGAAATGGAAACAAGCAGAAATGCTCTTGAAAATTTGGGTTTGAACGATTCCGAGATTACAAATCTGGAAGCGGGAAAATACAATTCCAAAAACCTTTTTATAAGAACACCTATCTCCGGTTCGGTGACAGTCAGGGAAGCGATCACCGGACAAGCAGTCAATGCCCGGGATAATTTATTCACGGTTGCCGATCTTTCCGTTTTGTGGATCAATTTGGAAGTGTTTGAAAAAGATCTTTATCTAATCAAAGTAGGGAATGAAGCGAAAGTACATCCCATCGGTTCCAGTGCGGATGCGTTAAAAGCCATTGTTTCTCATATTTCCGATGTGATCGATCCTGTAAAAAAAACAGCTGAGATCCGTCTGGAAGTAAGAAATTCCAGAGGCAGACTCCGTCCCGGACAAAGTGTAACAGCCGTTGTCAAAGGAATTGTCAGCGAAAATTCGCAAAACAAAATCAAAGTTGTTCCTAACGAATCGGTTCATAAAATTGAAGGAGAAAATTACGTATTCATTCGAAATGCCGACGGAAGTTTTTCTCCTAAAAAAGTTTCTCTTGGAAAAAGTTATGAAAGCTGGGTTGAAATCACTACGGGTGTTTCCGAGACGGATGCCATAGTAAAAGACGGATCCTTTGTTTTAAAAAGCGAATATTTGAAATTATAA